GGCGGCGACGGCTTTGCGCACTCCCCTGACAGGCGTACGCGAGGAAATTGCCAGGCCGGTCCGGGCGTCGGTGGTCTCCGGTGATCGAGCTTGTCGAGATCCAGGAGCTTCGGTGGTTTCGACCGCATTGGTTTCGAGAGGCTCAATCACCGGCGGGTGGATCGCTGCCTCAACATCCTTGCGCATGATCAGGCCGCCCTCGCCGGAGCCCGGGAGCTCGCCGAGGTCTACGCCGTGTTCGCGGGCCATGCGCCGGACCAGCGGGGAGATCACCGCGCCGAGCTTGCCGGGGACGCGGGTGCGCAGGAGGGTGAGGTCGTCCGCCCCGGTGGTTGAGCTTGTCGAAACCTCAGGCTCAACCACCGACACAGAGCCCTTCCGTGCCCTGGTACGCCGGGCAACCCCGTGACCGCCAGGCGTTCCGTATCCGATCAGTACATTCCCGGACCCGGCCTTCTCCTCCTCGCGGTAAGTCTCGGCAGCAGCGTCCGCCGCTGCGGATGATGCCGCCCCGGGAGTGGCATCGGGCCTGTCGGAGCCGGACGGCGTGCTGCTTGCAGCATTGCCGTCCGGCGAAGGGGCGGGGGCGGCATCATCCGCGGCGGTCCCAGGCTCAACCACCGGGGTTTCGATATGCTCAACCACCGAGGAGGCAGGCTCAACCACCGGGGAAACCACCGAGATCAGCGGCTTGCCCACGTCCAGGGTCTCGCCCGGCTGCCCGTGCAGCTCCGCCACAATCCCGGCATAGGGCGAAGGCACCTCAACCGTGGACTTCGCGGTTTCCACCTCGGCGATCGGCTGGTCCACGGAGATCGAGTCCCCCACAGAAACATGCCACGAAACCAGTTCGGCTTCGGTGAGGCCTTCGCCCAGGTCCGGCAACAAAAACACACGCGTTTCACTCATGGTCAGTTCTCCCACTGAAGGTCGTCGACGGCGTCGAGGATGCGGTCCACGCCGGGCAGGTAGTACTTCTCAAGCTTGGGGGCCGGGTAGGGGATGTCGAACCCGGTGACGCGGCGGATGGGGGCGGCCAGGTAGTGGAAGCAGCGCTCCTGCACCCGGGCCACGATCTCCGACGACACGGACGCGAAGCCATGCGCCTCGGCGATCACCACGGCCCGGCCGGTCTTGCGAACGGACTCACAAACGGTCGCATCGTCGAACGGCACGATGGTGCGCACGTCGATGACTTCCAGCGAGCGCCCTTCCAGCGCCGCCGCCTCGGCCGCGGCAAGCGCGGTGGGGACGGACGGACCATAGGCGATCAGCGTCGCGTCAGTGCCGGGACGCGCGACGGCGGCACGGCCTTCGGTGGTTCGTCCCGCCGTCGTGCCTTCCGTGTGAAGGCGCCGCAACTCACCCAAGTCAACCAGGTCCTTGGACCAGTAGAGCTTCTTCGGCTCCATAAACACCACGGGGTCGTCCGAGTCGATCGCCTCACGGAGCATCCGGTACCCGTCCGCCACGGTGGCGGGGGTGAACACCTTCAGGCCGGCGGTGTGGGCGTAGTAGGACTCGGAGGAGTCGCAGTGGTGCTCCACTCCCCCGATGCCGCCGCCGTAGGGAACCCGGATCACCATGGGCAGCTTCACGGCGCCCTTGGTGCGGTTGTGCATCTTGGCCACGTGGCTGATGATCTGCTCAAACGCCGGGTAGGCGAACGCGTCGAACTGCATCTCGACCACCGGGCGCATCCCGTTGATGGCCATCCCCACGGCCATGCCCACGATGCCGGACTCGGCCAGCGGGGTGTCGAAGCAGCGCTGCTCCCCGAACGTCTTGGTGAGCCCGTCGGTAATGCGGAACACCCCGCCCAGCGTCCCCACGTCCTCGCCGAACACCAGGACGGACGAATCGGCGTGCATCGCGTCGGCCAGTGCAGTATTGAGCGCCTTGGCCATGGTGACGGGCTGGGGCCCCGCGGCCTCGGCAGACGCAGCGGCGGTGGCGGCTGCCCGGGCGGTGGCGGCGCTGACGTTGCCGTTGGCCTCGGATGATGTGGTGATGGTGGGGCTCATTTGCCGGCCTCCTGTGCATCGGGGTTCTGGGATGATGCGGCTGCTGCGTCGCGGGCGAGTTCGTCGGCGAGCATGGCGGACTGTTCCTTCAACTGGGGCGTGGGCGTGGCGAAAACGTGGCGGAAGAGCTCCTGCGGGTCCACCGGCACGTCCTCGCTGAGGCCCTCCCGCAACTGCCGGGCCACGTCCTCCGCCTTCGAAAGAATCCGCGCCTCTGCGGCTTCATCCAGCACGCCGCGGCCGGTCAGGTAGGTCCGCATCCGGTTGATCGGGTCCTTGGCCCGCCACTCGGCAACCTCAGCGCTCTCCCGGTAGCGGGTGTCGTCGTCGGCATTGGTGTGGGCCTGCATGCGGTAGGTGTTGGCCTCGACGAGCAGCGGGCCGGAGCCTTCCCTGGCCAGTTTCACGGCCCGGTCCAGGACTGCGAGGAGCGCCACGACGTCGTTGCCGTCCACGCGTTCGCCGGCCATGCCGTAGCCCACGGCCTTGTGCGCGAGCGACGGCGCCACGGACTGGTGCGCCAGCGGCACCGAGATGGCGTACTTGTTGTTTTGCACGAAGAAGATCACCGGCAGGTGGAAGACCGCGGCGAAGTTCAGGGCCTCGTGGAAGTCGCCTTCGCTGGTGGCGCCGTCACCGCACATGGCCAGCACCACGGTGTCCTCGCCGCGGAGCTTGGCAGCATGGGCAACGCCGACGCCGTGCAGCAGCTGCGTGGTCAGCGGAGTGCACTGGATGCCCACTTTGTGCTTAAGGGGGTCGAACCCGCTGTGCCAGTCGCCGCGGAAGATGGTCATCACCTGCACCGGATCCACGCCGCGGGTCATCACGGCGACGGCGTCACGGTAGGTGGGGAACATCCAGTCGCCGCCGGACAGGCACAGCGCGGCCGCCACCTGGCAGGCTTCCTGGCCGTGGCTGGACGGGTACACCGCCATGCGGCCCTGCCGGACGAGCGCCGAGTTCTGGTCGTTGACGCGGCGGCCGACGACGAGCTGCTCGTAAGCGGCCATCAGTTCGTCATCGCCGGGCAAAGGGTACTCGTGGCCCGGTTCGGTGCCCTGCTCGCGCTCGGAGATGAGCCGGCCGTCCGGGTCCACCATCTGGATCTGGTGCCGGGCCGGGAGCATGTAATCCTCGGCGGTGATGCCGAACTTTTTGGCAGCTTCGGAGAAGGCATCCTCTGGGGATGCCTTGCTGACCTGGTCCCGTGCCGCGTGGTCTGCGGAGATCGTCATTGTTCCGTCCTTCTGTTGCCACTATTCATCCCCAGTATCTGCCCGGGACAGGTTTCGTATCCAGCACCTTGATGAATGGTGGAGAAGTTGTCAGATTCTGGCTGGACCGAAAGACGAATTGCAGCTGTGAGCCACGTTACTAAAGGGGGCTGTGGACAATATGCCAGCGATGGAGGGTTGACTGGAGGTCATAACCTATTTTCCAAGCCGCATTTCCGGGACGGCGGACCGGAAGGCGGAGGATAATGGCGTTCAAAGGCCAAAGGGAACGGGGGACGTAAGGAGGCAGCCATGGATAGCCATCGCCCCCTGGCGGGCGAGCCGGTTGATGCTGTCCGCGTCGGACCGTCGGTGTCTGCTGCAGCGGACCTGTTCAAAGCCGCGGCCCATCCGGTCCGGGCGCACATCCTGGAGCTGCTCTCCCAGGGCGAGTCCTCCATTCCGGAGCTGTGCGAGGGTACGGGGGTGAAGGCTACGCACCTGTCCCGGCACCTGAACCAGATGCGCGGGCAGCACCTGATCCAGTGCCGGTGGACCGGCGGACGGCTTATGTATCGGCTGGCCTACCCGCAAGTCACCGAACTGCTGGCCGCTGCCCGGTCCGTACTTCAAGCCCGGGCCGCGGACGCTGTCAGTTCCCTGGGCATGGCGCCGGAGGAACAGCCATTCAGTGCCGTCGGGGATGGGCAATTCTCCGCACTCGAGGCATCACTGGAATCCCGTTCGGTCATCGCGGATGCGTACCGGGCGATAGCTGCAAAAGATGGCTGCAGCCAGGAGGCGGCGGCCGCCCAGCTCCTCAGCACAGCCCGCAACCGGAAAATCACCCTCCTGGAAGCCGCCCGCGACGAACTCCGCAACGGACAGGAAGGGTAGCGCCGCCCGACCCCGGCGGGGCTCCCGGCGCCTACCTTCGGACCGAGGAATCCGTGGCGCCCGGCCTCCCCGGCGGGTAAAAGTTCGTTTGTTTCGGAAGATGCCTTGACCTCTCCCTATGGCACGGATCACACTCTATGGTGACGGATTGACCAAAACGTCTTTTCGTCAAAGATTGGAAGTTTCTTCTCGCTGGTCTCAGGGGGAAGGCTCCGCACCCTGTGCATGGGGTTTCCCATAATTGGGGGGGCTACGGTGCGGCGATGGACGCGGAGGGGACAGCGTGGTCCCCTCCGCCCCTGAAACTCTTGACTAGATCAGCATTCCCTTCGGGAGACGGGGCCGGGATTGCCAGGCGCTATCCGTCTGCAGGGCCGAGGCGGCATTTCAAATCCAGGAATGACAAACGGTGGGAGTATCTGCAATGGGCATTGAGAAGCTGTGGGACCATCTCGAGCCAGACACGCAGCAGTGGCTGATCGATAATCCCGGGTGCAAGATCCTTCCCCGGGCGGTGGTGGCAGCGATCATGAAATCCACTGGAGCCGAGTTCGAACAGGACCGGCACGGCGAAACTGTCCTCTCCGCCGGCGACTGCGACTTCATCCGCAGCGCAGCGGACCTGTACGAAGCCCGGCAGTCCTGAGCCCCCATAGCCGCAATTCCTGATCGTTGCCATTATCCCTTCCCACAGTCCGCGCACCGAAGGTTTTGTATCCAGTACCTCGGTGCGCGTGGAGAAGCTGCCCGATTCTGCCTACACTGAGAGACGAATCGTAAGCGTGACCCAGATTACTGACAGGGGCCGTAGGCAGGAATGGCAAGCAGGGACGGCGGGACGGAACCCGTCCCGTTGGACGACATAGACCGCAGCATCATCTCCGAGCTGACCCGGGACGGCCGGATGTCCGTCACGCAGGTGGCGGAGAATGTCCACATTTCCCGGGCGCACGCGTACACCCGGATCGGCAGGCTTACGTCTGAGGGTGTGCTGTCCAAGTTCACGGCGTTGGTGGACCCGATCAAGGCCGGGCTCCGCTCCTCCGCCTACGTGACCCTGAAACTGAAGCAGGATTCCTGGCGCGAACTCCGCGACCAGCTAGGCGCCATCCCGGAGGTCCACCACGTGGCGCTGGTGGGCGGCGACTTCGACGTGATCCTGCTGGTCCGCGCCGTGGACAACATCGACCTGCGCCGGGTCATCTTCGACCAGCTGCAGTCCATGCCCGGAGTCCTCGATACGCAGACGTTCCTGGTGTTCGAGGACCTGGATACGCGGTAGGTTCTGGCGCCCAGCCCGCGACCTGACCCCGCTCCCGCTACTGCAAGGCCCGGTGGCGTCGTGGGGTTAGATGTCCGCCCGTCAAACTCATCCAGTACGAACCGGTGATGAACTTGCCTCCTTCGCGTCTTCTCCGGCCGGCGGCAGCGCCGGCTTGCGCGAGAACAGGTCGCGGATGAGCCGTTCGCTGGGCTTCTCCACGAACCTATAGGCAACCGCTGCAATTCCTGCGGCCGCGATGAGGGTGGGCAGGACGATCCACCAGGGCAGGGTTTGTGCGCCCTCTCCTATCAGAAGGCCGACGAAGCCCAGGACAAGGTAGTGGACCATGTAGAAGGAGAACGAGCGGTCTCCGAGCTTGACCAGTCGCGGGTTCGTCAGGAGGCGGCTGGCGCCGGCGAGCTCGCGCCGGGCCGAGGTCCAAATCAGGACGAGGATAGCGGGCAGCAGGAGGGCACTGCCGACCCACGACAGCGCCATGTGGAAGAAATCGGCAACGAATACCAGTGCGACGCCCGCGGTGATGGTCGCTGCGGCCGCGAGCTGACACGCGCGTGAAGGAATATATCCGGCTTTCAGGAGCAGGGCCAGGGCAATACCGATGATGAACTCAGGCAACCGGTACGGGGGGAAGTAATAGGTGAGGAAATGAGCCACAGATGCGCTGACGTTCACGCCGATCGTGAGCTGCAAAACCAGTCCCATTACCGGCTGAAGGACTGCAAGGAACACTATGGAGCCGACAAGTTGCCGGGTGCTGAAGCGCCGCATCACACTCACGATGGCTGGCAGCAGCAGGTAGAAAAACGCCTCAGCGGAGAGAGACCACGCGACAGGGTTGAAAGACAACGCCGCTGGTAGCCACCACGCTTGGGTAAAGGTAAGGCTTTGAAGGAAAAATACGGGGCTCGAATTCGGTGCCACGGGCACAAACGCGGCGACTGCCAGGGTCACTGCGCTGAGAGGAAACAGCTTCGCGAAGCGGTCTCGCAGGAACACGACCGAACCCTTGCCCGCTGTGTAAGCCCACGTCAGTACGAAGCCGGAAAGCATAAAGAAGAAGCTCACACCCACGAAGCCCAGGTCTACGACTGGAAGCTGGTACCGGCCGAAGCCATGCATGAGTGCCACGGCGGCAGCAGCAAAGAACCGCAGGCTTGTCAGCGAGTGAAGCCGCCTCATGGGCTCTTGAGGCTGCAGGCTTTCAGTCATGCCGGGTTACCTCTTCCTCGAAAACATCTCCTTCCCCATCCCACACTGTCCACGGGGAGCTCGCTGCAAACTTTGGCTAATCTTGCGCGAATCCTTGCCCGATGGGAGGGACTCGGCGTTGAGTGGGCCGGGAATGACGCGATGACAGCGCCGTCATAGCCGAGGCTGATTCCGTCGGCCGCATCCCGACAATCCTTTGAACCCGTCCGATGCTGTCCAGGCCCGGTCGTTACGACCGCCTTCTGCAGCGGGCATCCCAGTCAAGGCTTCTTCCAGACGTGTGCTGTCGAAGTTCACGGCGCTAGTGGACCCGATCAAGGCCGGGCTCCGCTCGTCCGCGTACGTGACGCTGAAGCTGAAGCAGGATTCCTGGTGCGAACTCCGGGACCAGCTCGGGGCCATTCCTGAGGTACACCACGTGGCCCTGGTGGGCGGCGACTTCGACGTGATCCTGCTGGTCCGCGCCGTGGACAACATCGACCTGCGCCGGGTCATCTTCGACCAGCTGCAGTCCATG
This genomic interval from Arthrobacter sp. SLBN-100 contains the following:
- a CDS encoding dihydrolipoamide acetyltransferase family protein, encoding MSETRVFLLPDLGEGLTEAELVSWHVSVGDSISVDQPIAEVETAKSTVEVPSPYAGIVAELHGQPGETLDVGKPLISVVSPVVEPASSVVEHIETPVVEPGTAADDAAPAPSPDGNAASSTPSGSDRPDATPGAASSAAADAAAETYREEEKAGSGNVLIGYGTPGGHGVARRTRARKGSVSVVEPEVSTSSTTGADDLTLLRTRVPGKLGAVISPLVRRMAREHGVDLGELPGSGEGGLIMRKDVEAAIHPPVIEPLETNAVETTEAPGSRQARSPETTDARTGLAISSRTPVRGVRKAVAANMARSRSEIPEATVWVDVDATALVELRKELKAGGSEVPGLLAFIARFVTAGLKKYPELNTRIETAADGSQEIVSFHGINLGIAAQTDRGLVVPSVRAAEKLSARELDAEIRRLTDVARQGKATPTELGSGTFTLNNYGVFGVDGSAAIINHPEVAILGVGRIIDKPWVVNGELAVRKVTELTLTFDHRVSDGGTAAGFLRFVADAIENPNSLLADL
- a CDS encoding alpha-ketoacid dehydrogenase subunit beta, with the protein product MSPTITTSSEANGNVSAATARAAATAAASAEAAGPQPVTMAKALNTALADAMHADSSVLVFGEDVGTLGGVFRITDGLTKTFGEQRCFDTPLAESGIVGMAVGMAINGMRPVVEMQFDAFAYPAFEQIISHVAKMHNRTKGAVKLPMVIRVPYGGGIGGVEHHCDSSESYYAHTAGLKVFTPATVADGYRMLREAIDSDDPVVFMEPKKLYWSKDLVDLGELRRLHTEGTTAGRTTEGRAAVARPGTDATLIAYGPSVPTALAAAEAAALEGRSLEVIDVRTIVPFDDATVCESVRKTGRAVVIAEAHGFASVSSEIVARVQERCFHYLAAPIRRVTGFDIPYPAPKLEKYYLPGVDRILDAVDDLQWEN
- a CDS encoding thiamine pyrophosphate-dependent dehydrogenase E1 component subunit alpha, giving the protein MTISADHAARDQVSKASPEDAFSEAAKKFGITAEDYMLPARHQIQMVDPDGRLISEREQGTEPGHEYPLPGDDELMAAYEQLVVGRRVNDQNSALVRQGRMAVYPSSHGQEACQVAAALCLSGGDWMFPTYRDAVAVMTRGVDPVQVMTIFRGDWHSGFDPLKHKVGIQCTPLTTQLLHGVGVAHAAKLRGEDTVVLAMCGDGATSEGDFHEALNFAAVFHLPVIFFVQNNKYAISVPLAHQSVAPSLAHKAVGYGMAGERVDGNDVVALLAVLDRAVKLAREGSGPLLVEANTYRMQAHTNADDDTRYRESAEVAEWRAKDPINRMRTYLTGRGVLDEAAEARILSKAEDVARQLREGLSEDVPVDPQELFRHVFATPTPQLKEQSAMLADELARDAAAASSQNPDAQEAGK
- a CDS encoding metalloregulator ArsR/SmtB family transcription factor, whose protein sequence is MDSHRPLAGEPVDAVRVGPSVSAAADLFKAAAHPVRAHILELLSQGESSIPELCEGTGVKATHLSRHLNQMRGQHLIQCRWTGGRLMYRLAYPQVTELLAAARSVLQARAADAVSSLGMAPEEQPFSAVGDGQFSALEASLESRSVIADAYRAIAAKDGCSQEAAAAQLLSTARNRKITLLEAARDELRNGQEG
- a CDS encoding Lrp/AsnC family transcriptional regulator; translated protein: MASRDGGTEPVPLDDIDRSIISELTRDGRMSVTQVAENVHISRAHAYTRIGRLTSEGVLSKFTALVDPIKAGLRSSAYVTLKLKQDSWRELRDQLGAIPEVHHVALVGGDFDVILLVRAVDNIDLRRVIFDQLQSMPGVLDTQTFLVFEDLDTR
- a CDS encoding acyltransferase family protein, with protein sequence MTESLQPQEPMRRLHSLTSLRFFAAAAVALMHGFGRYQLPVVDLGFVGVSFFFMLSGFVLTWAYTAGKGSVVFLRDRFAKLFPLSAVTLAVAAFVPVAPNSSPVFFLQSLTFTQAWWLPAALSFNPVAWSLSAEAFFYLLLPAIVSVMRRFSTRQLVGSIVFLAVLQPVMGLVLQLTIGVNVSASVAHFLTYYFPPYRLPEFIIGIALALLLKAGYIPSRACQLAAAATITAGVALVFVADFFHMALSWVGSALLLPAILVLIWTSARRELAGASRLLTNPRLVKLGDRSFSFYMVHYLVLGFVGLLIGEGAQTLPWWIVLPTLIAAAGIAAVAYRFVEKPSERLIRDLFSRKPALPPAGEDAKEASSSPVRTG